One segment of Streptomyces bathyalis DNA contains the following:
- a CDS encoding 2-oxo-4-hydroxy-4-carboxy-5-ureidoimidazoline decarboxylase, giving the protein MPLSRFNAAPDEMATAMLLRCCGSTRWAARIAACRPYPEPGSLLAALDEASYDMTPADIAEALASEAPQLPAPDDGVARSGPGRGPRGHDRPGLLAAHTALRAAHAAYENRFGHAFLVCLEEWGPDEWLDQALAAVRTRLGNDPEEERPVVAEELRRLARARLRRLVRVLPEAH; this is encoded by the coding sequence ATGCCTCTGTCCCGCTTCAACGCCGCGCCCGACGAGATGGCCACCGCCATGCTGCTGCGCTGCTGCGGCAGCACCCGGTGGGCGGCCCGCATCGCCGCGTGCCGCCCCTACCCGGAGCCGGGCTCGCTGCTGGCGGCCCTGGACGAGGCGAGCTACGACATGACGCCCGCGGACATCGCCGAGGCCCTGGCCTCGGAGGCGCCCCAACTGCCCGCACCGGACGACGGTGTGGCGCGCTCCGGGCCGGGGCGCGGTCCGCGAGGCCATGACCGGCCCGGCCTCCTCGCGGCGCACACCGCGCTGCGTGCCGCCCATGCCGCCTACGAGAACCGCTTCGGGCACGCCTTCCTCGTATGCCTCGAGGAGTGGGGTCCGGACGAGTGGCTCGACCAGGCACTCGCCGCCGTGCGGACCCGCCTCGGAAACGACCCCGAGGAGGAACGTCCGGTGGTGGCGGAGGAACTGCGGCGCCTCGCCCGTGCCAGGCTCCGCCGCCTGGTGAGGGTGCTTCCGGAGGCGCACTGA
- the sdhC gene encoding succinate dehydrogenase, cytochrome b556 subunit, whose amino-acid sequence MPAGTLYRGREGMWSWVAHRVTGVLIFFFLFVHVLDTALVRVSPETYDETVAIYKTPLVNVMEYGLVAAVLFHALNGLRVVAVDFWSKGPRYQKQMLWTVMGVWGVLMIGAFYPVLQHTLHSLFGS is encoded by the coding sequence GTGCCGGCTGGAACGCTCTACCGCGGCCGGGAAGGCATGTGGTCCTGGGTGGCTCATCGAGTCACCGGTGTCCTCATCTTCTTCTTCCTGTTCGTGCACGTGCTGGACACCGCGCTCGTCCGCGTCTCGCCCGAGACCTACGACGAGACCGTGGCGATCTACAAGACGCCCCTCGTGAATGTCATGGAGTACGGCCTCGTGGCCGCGGTCCTCTTCCACGCGCTGAACGGCCTCCGCGTCGTGGCCGTCGACTTCTGGTCGAAGGGGCCGAGGTACCAGAAGCAGATGCTCTGGACCGTGATGGGCGTCTGGGGCGTCCTGATGATCGGCGCCTTCTACCCCGTCCTTCAGCACACTCTGCACTCGCTGTTCGGGAGCTGA
- a CDS encoding succinate dehydrogenase hydrophobic membrane anchor subunit, protein MSTDTANATSEGPGDGGTRYSADNPAPVISPPRARTSRTPKTTRTNFELYGWLFMRLSGIVLVVLVIGHLLIQLVLDGGVSKISFAFVAGRWASPFWQVWDLMMLWLAMLHGANGLRTVINDYAERDGTRLWLKMLLYTATVFTVLLGTLVIFTFDPNIR, encoded by the coding sequence ATGTCGACCGACACCGCGAACGCGACCTCCGAGGGCCCCGGCGACGGCGGCACACGCTACAGCGCCGACAACCCGGCTCCGGTGATCTCCCCGCCGCGCGCCCGCACCTCGCGCACCCCGAAGACGACCCGCACCAACTTCGAGCTGTACGGATGGCTGTTCATGCGGCTGTCCGGCATCGTCCTCGTCGTGCTGGTCATCGGCCACCTGCTGATCCAGCTCGTGCTGGACGGCGGCGTGAGCAAGATCAGCTTCGCCTTCGTGGCCGGCCGCTGGGCCTCGCCGTTCTGGCAGGTCTGGGACCTGATGATGCTGTGGCTCGCGATGCTGCACGGCGCGAACGGCCTGCGGACCGTCATCAACGACTACGCGGAGCGGGACGGCACCCGCCTGTGGCTGAAGATGCTGCTGTACACGGCCACCGTCTTCACCGTCCTGCTGGGCACGCTGGTGATCTTCACCTTCGACCCGAACATCCGCTGA